A region from the Rufibacter sp. DG15C genome encodes:
- the aroC gene encoding chorismate synthase: protein MSNTYGSIFKITTFGESHGTAVGVVVDGCPAGLPITLEEIQHALDRRRPGQSKITTPRDEKDQVQILSGIFNGQTQGTPIALTVFNKDQASHDYSHIEQAYRPSHADYTYTAKYGSRDHRGGGRSSARETLARVAAGVLAQKFLAQQGIQITAYVSQVGNIHTPADYSQLDLSQVDSNIVRCPHQETAQAMIQLIEETRDKLDTIGGVVTCVIKGVPAGLGEPVFDKLHAELGKAMLSINAVKGFEYGSGFDGVGMYGSQHNDAFYTDEAGEVKTRTNHSGGIQGGISNGQDIYFRVAFKPVATILQPQTSIDQSGQEITLQGKGRHDPCVLPRAVPIVDAMAALVLADFVLRQRANRLA from the coding sequence ATGAGCAATACCTACGGATCCATCTTTAAGATCACTACGTTCGGGGAGTCACACGGCACTGCGGTGGGCGTGGTGGTAGACGGATGCCCCGCCGGGCTTCCCATCACCTTGGAGGAGATTCAGCATGCCCTTGACCGCCGCCGACCGGGACAGTCCAAGATCACCACCCCGCGTGATGAGAAGGACCAGGTGCAGATCCTGTCAGGCATCTTCAATGGCCAGACGCAGGGCACGCCCATCGCGCTCACGGTGTTTAACAAGGACCAGGCCAGCCATGACTATTCGCACATAGAGCAAGCCTACCGACCTTCGCACGCAGACTATACCTACACTGCCAAGTACGGCTCCAGAGACCACCGCGGCGGCGGCCGAAGCTCTGCCCGTGAAACACTGGCCCGTGTAGCGGCCGGTGTGTTGGCGCAAAAGTTTTTGGCCCAGCAAGGCATTCAAATTACAGCTTACGTCTCACAAGTAGGGAACATCCACACCCCGGCAGATTACAGCCAACTGGATCTTAGCCAAGTAGACAGCAACATAGTACGGTGCCCGCACCAAGAGACGGCGCAGGCCATGATTCAGCTCATTGAGGAAACCCGCGACAAACTAGACACCATTGGCGGAGTGGTAACCTGCGTAATAAAAGGCGTTCCTGCGGGTCTGGGTGAACCGGTGTTTGACAAGCTACACGCCGAACTAGGCAAGGCCATGCTCAGCATCAACGCGGTGAAAGGGTTTGAATACGGCAGCGGCTTTGACGGCGTGGGCATGTACGGTTCACAGCACAACGACGCGTTTTATACAGATGAGGCCGGCGAAGTGAAGACCCGCACCAACCACAGCGGCGGCATTCAAGGTGGCATCTCCAACGGGCAGGACATTTACTTTAGAGTAGCGTTTAAGCCGGTAGCGACCATTCTGCAACCCCAAACCAGCATTGACCAGAGTGGGCAGGAGATTACCCTGCAAGGAAAGGGCCGTCATGATCCCTGCGTATTGCCCAGAGCCGTGCCCATTGTAGACGCAATGGCCGCGCTTGTGCTGGCAGATTTTGTGCTGAGACAACGTGCCAACAGATTAGCCTAA
- a CDS encoding sodium:proton antiporter, whose protein sequence is MLNASILLSAAPHQIPGYLIIPFVVLIGLIATGPIFFPHFWHKYYKYIAVALGLLVLGYYLAVLQDTHLPAETLAEYASFAILLSALYVAAGGIYINANANATPFINVLILFLGACLANVIGTTGASLLLIRPFIRLNNHRIKPYQIVFFIFIVSNAGGMLTPLGDPPLFIGFLKGVPFFWTMQNLFTPWLIAVGGLCAIFFFRDRMNKSTYQPNPEVKARNEAKTEFYFSGKRNILWLTVIIGATFLNPSTFEWLPYIPLEGGIKVSFVRELVQLTAAFLCYKFASKTALNGNHFSFEPILEVVFLFFGIFFTMMPALQLSAELASSPEFSAYLTPSMLYWTTGTLSGVLDNAPTYANFLSLGMAKYGMNYANVDHVQQFAHGLSNAPETLLSLEAISIGAVLFGAMTYIGNGPNFMVKAIAEQAGVKMPPFFTYVYKYSLVYLLPILVLIWLVVIR, encoded by the coding sequence ATGCTCAACGCCTCTATTTTACTGTCTGCCGCTCCGCATCAAATTCCCGGTTACCTAATCATCCCCTTTGTGGTATTGATTGGCTTGATTGCCACCGGGCCTATCTTCTTTCCGCATTTTTGGCACAAGTACTACAAATACATTGCGGTGGCCTTGGGCCTTTTGGTGCTAGGCTATTATTTGGCTGTATTACAAGACACCCACCTGCCCGCCGAGACTCTAGCCGAGTACGCCTCTTTTGCCATTCTGCTAAGCGCCTTGTACGTGGCCGCTGGTGGTATTTACATCAATGCCAATGCCAATGCCACGCCCTTCATCAATGTCTTGATTCTGTTTCTGGGCGCCTGTCTGGCCAATGTGATAGGCACCACGGGCGCGTCGTTGCTCTTGATTAGGCCGTTTATCAGGCTGAACAACCACCGCATCAAGCCCTACCAGATTGTATTCTTCATTTTTATAGTGAGTAATGCCGGCGGGATGCTTACGCCGCTCGGTGACCCTCCATTGTTCATTGGTTTCTTGAAAGGCGTGCCTTTCTTCTGGACGATGCAGAACTTGTTTACTCCTTGGTTGATTGCCGTAGGCGGACTTTGTGCCATCTTCTTCTTCAGGGACAGGATGAATAAAAGCACGTACCAACCCAACCCAGAGGTAAAAGCCCGCAATGAGGCCAAGACCGAATTTTATTTTTCAGGTAAGCGCAACATCCTGTGGCTAACCGTCATCATTGGGGCAACTTTTTTGAATCCTTCTACTTTTGAGTGGCTCCCATATATTCCCCTAGAAGGGGGCATCAAAGTCTCATTTGTGCGAGAGTTAGTGCAATTGACGGCTGCTTTCCTGTGCTACAAGTTTGCCAGCAAGACCGCCTTGAACGGCAACCACTTCTCCTTTGAGCCCATTCTGGAAGTGGTGTTTCTGTTCTTCGGGATTTTCTTTACCATGATGCCCGCCTTGCAACTGTCTGCGGAACTGGCCTCCAGCCCTGAATTCTCTGCCTACCTCACCCCCAGCATGCTGTATTGGACCACCGGCACGTTGTCAGGAGTTCTGGACAATGCCCCCACCTATGCCAACTTCTTGTCCCTAGGAATGGCGAAATACGGCATGAACTACGCCAACGTAGACCATGTGCAGCAATTCGCCCACGGCCTGAGCAACGCCCCCGAGACCCTATTATCACTGGAGGCTATCTCTATTGGGGCGGTTTTGTTTGGCGCCATGACCTACATTGGCAACGGACCTAATTTCATGGTGAAAGCTATTGCCGAGCAGGCCGGCGTCAAAATGCCACCATTCTTTACCTATGTCTACAAATACTCCCTAGTGTATCTGTTGCCTATCCTGGTCTTGATTTGGCTGGTAGTAATTAGATAA
- a CDS encoding NifU family protein codes for MIDNTAKAVSVYAEANPNPESMKFVLNSSLLGEGQSVDYANVEAAVDSPFAQELFNFEYVSRVFIASNFVTVTKNTADQWPTLIPELRTFIKSYVEAGGPIFIGTPAATSAATTELPTNLSAEDADISQKVIDLLENYVRPAVEQDGGNITFKSYNDGIVTVNLQGSCSGCPSATVTLKAGIENLLKRMVPEVREVVAEGVTL; via the coding sequence ATGATTGATAATACAGCCAAAGCGGTTTCTGTGTATGCAGAGGCCAACCCTAATCCAGAGTCCATGAAATTTGTGCTTAACTCTTCTCTTTTGGGAGAGGGGCAGAGCGTGGATTATGCCAACGTAGAAGCGGCGGTAGACTCTCCGTTTGCCCAAGAGCTTTTCAACTTTGAATACGTGTCCAGAGTGTTCATTGCGAGCAACTTTGTGACCGTGACCAAAAACACCGCAGACCAGTGGCCAACCTTGATCCCTGAGCTGAGAACCTTTATCAAGTCCTATGTAGAGGCGGGCGGCCCTATTTTCATTGGTACGCCAGCGGCCACCAGCGCTGCCACCACAGAACTGCCTACCAACCTGTCAGCCGAGGATGCAGACATCTCTCAGAAAGTGATTGACTTGTTAGAGAACTATGTGCGTCCGGCGGTAGAGCAAGACGGCGGTAACATCACGTTCAAGTCATACAATGACGGAATTGTGACCGTGAACCTGCAAGGCTCTTGCAGCGGCTGTCCTTCTGCCACGGTTACCTTGAAAGCTGGTATTGAGAACCTGTTAAAGCGCATGGTCCCCGAAGTAAGAGAAGTGGTGGCCGAAGGCGTAACCTTGTAA
- a CDS encoding APC family permease produces the protein MQTAVLTHDPKPHPPKLKELAATAICGNDITSSCLYVSALAIVYSGQYAWVALLMVGGVLFLFRSIYGEVVGALPLNGGAYNALLNTTSKSTASLAACLTLLSYMATAVISASEAMHYVHHLWEGLPIIYATIGLLALFMGLTIMGIGESSIVAVIIFITHISTLTLLVVVGFIFLFNNGFDTLALNYSQPLEGGSIWKALFFGFAAAMLGISGFESSANFVEEQERGVFPKTLRNMWLAVTVFNPLTAFLAIAIIPIAAVATHQTALLAYLGEVTGGSWLATLVSVNAAMVLSGAVLTSYVGVTGLVQRMTLDRCLPQFLLITNKKGSAYLIMISFFLLCVSILLITKGDIGALAGVYTISFLSVMALFGLGNVLLKMRRNRLPRPVRATALVLFIAISAILAALVGNALLNPAYVWVFLKYFVPTVSVVFIMLYRIELLGFFAYLLRQIEEPFEKVLPFKSRALVRLIHKIRSQEFVFFTKGDNIANINKVMRYIVENEHTNKLKIVNVLRDDEKPPKKLMHEIEVLDLAYPELVVDFVVWRGQFGPELIDELSVKWGIPKNFMFIGSPGDHFPYGIQELGGVRLVI, from the coding sequence ATGCAAACAGCTGTACTCACCCACGACCCAAAACCGCACCCTCCAAAACTAAAGGAGCTGGCCGCCACGGCCATTTGCGGCAATGATATCACATCCTCTTGCCTCTATGTCTCGGCGTTGGCCATTGTTTATTCTGGGCAGTATGCCTGGGTGGCGCTGTTGATGGTAGGCGGCGTCTTGTTTTTATTCAGGAGCATTTACGGCGAGGTAGTAGGAGCCCTGCCCTTGAACGGCGGCGCGTACAACGCCCTGTTGAACACCACCAGCAAAAGCACGGCCTCATTGGCGGCCTGCCTCACGCTGCTATCGTACATGGCCACCGCGGTTATCTCGGCTAGTGAGGCCATGCACTATGTGCACCACCTCTGGGAAGGACTTCCCATCATTTATGCCACCATTGGACTTTTAGCGCTCTTCATGGGCTTGACCATCATGGGGATTGGTGAGTCTTCTATTGTAGCGGTCATCATCTTTATCACTCATATCTCTACGCTCACCTTATTGGTAGTAGTGGGCTTTATCTTCTTGTTTAACAATGGGTTTGACACGCTGGCCTTAAACTACAGCCAACCCTTAGAAGGAGGCAGCATCTGGAAGGCGCTGTTCTTTGGCTTCGCGGCGGCCATGCTGGGTATTTCGGGGTTTGAGAGTTCTGCCAACTTTGTAGAAGAGCAGGAGCGGGGCGTCTTCCCGAAGACGCTGCGCAACATGTGGTTGGCCGTGACGGTGTTTAACCCACTCACCGCGTTTCTGGCCATTGCCATCATCCCTATAGCCGCCGTGGCCACACACCAAACGGCCTTGTTGGCTTATTTAGGCGAGGTGACCGGAGGAAGTTGGCTAGCCACGCTTGTCTCTGTGAATGCAGCCATGGTATTGAGCGGTGCGGTGCTTACGTCTTATGTGGGAGTGACGGGTTTGGTACAACGTATGACGCTGGACCGCTGCCTGCCTCAATTCTTGCTCATTACCAACAAGAAAGGATCTGCCTACCTGATCATGATCAGCTTCTTCTTGTTGTGCGTGTCTATTTTGCTCATCACCAAAGGAGATATTGGCGCGTTGGCCGGCGTCTACACCATTTCCTTCTTGTCTGTAATGGCCTTGTTTGGCTTGGGTAATGTGTTGTTGAAAATGCGACGGAACCGCCTGCCTAGACCGGTGCGTGCCACTGCCTTGGTGCTGTTCATTGCCATCTCTGCTATCCTTGCCGCTTTGGTAGGCAATGCCTTGCTGAACCCGGCCTATGTCTGGGTGTTCTTGAAATATTTTGTGCCCACCGTGTCTGTGGTGTTCATTATGCTGTACCGCATTGAGCTCCTTGGTTTTTTTGCTTATCTGTTGCGCCAAATAGAAGAGCCTTTTGAAAAGGTACTTCCTTTCAAATCCAGGGCTTTAGTCAGGCTGATTCACAAGATTAGGTCTCAGGAATTTGTATTCTTTACCAAGGGAGATAACATAGCCAACATCAACAAGGTGATGCGTTACATTGTGGAGAATGAGCATACCAACAAGCTCAAGATTGTGAACGTGCTCAGAGACGATGAGAAACCGCCAAAGAAACTCATGCACGAAATTGAAGTATTGGACTTAGCGTACCCAGAGCTGGTGGTGGACTTTGTGGTGTGGAGAGGACAATTCGGGCCAGAACTCATTGACGAACTTTCTGTCAAATGGGGCATTCCTAAGAACTTCATGTTCATCGGGTCACCTGGTGATCATTTCCCGTATGGTATCCAAGAATTAGGCGGAGTGAGGCTCGTAATCTAA
- a CDS encoding NupC/NupG family nucleoside CNT transporter translates to MDRFTGLIGIVLILGIAFLLSNNRKAINIRLVVVGLLLQLGLAFFILKVPFGQMLFSKLGAGITRILSFSDRGAEFVFGALVNKEKMDRAFGPGNDVIFFFKIVPTIIFVAVLVSIAYHIGLMQRIVSVVAKVVHKLMGVSGSEAVSNVASVFVGQVEAQIMIKPYLPTMTNSELLASMAGSMACIAGGVMAVYIALGVPAEYLIAASIMAAPGALVISKIVFPETEESETKGKVGIEVVKQDANLVDAISHGASDGLRVGLNVVAMLVGFIALIALVDFFLGYVGTFLAGMGMSLDAVGIPLENLSLKSILGSIFSLFAVAMGVPVKDMFAAGSLMGTKIVINEFVAYLDLAAIKGTLDPKTLLITSFALCGFANFSSIAIQVGGIGQLVPERRKDLAALGVKALICGTLASYMSAALAGILM, encoded by the coding sequence ATGGACCGTTTTACCGGACTAATAGGAATTGTCTTAATCTTAGGCATTGCCTTTCTGCTTTCCAATAACCGGAAGGCTATCAATATTCGCTTAGTGGTAGTGGGGCTTCTCCTGCAATTAGGCTTAGCCTTTTTTATCTTGAAAGTGCCGTTTGGCCAAATGCTGTTCTCTAAACTAGGAGCCGGTATTACCAGAATCCTGAGCTTCTCTGACCGCGGTGCCGAATTTGTGTTTGGCGCGCTTGTGAACAAAGAAAAAATGGACCGCGCCTTTGGCCCGGGCAATGACGTGATCTTCTTCTTTAAGATTGTTCCTACCATCATCTTTGTAGCGGTTTTGGTAAGCATTGCCTACCACATTGGCTTGATGCAGCGCATTGTGTCTGTGGTGGCCAAAGTGGTGCATAAACTGATGGGCGTGAGTGGTAGTGAGGCGGTGTCTAACGTGGCCAGCGTATTTGTGGGCCAGGTAGAGGCACAAATCATGATCAAGCCATATTTGCCTACCATGACCAACTCAGAATTGTTAGCGTCTATGGCGGGTAGCATGGCATGTATTGCAGGGGGTGTAATGGCCGTGTACATAGCCTTGGGCGTACCCGCTGAGTACTTGATTGCCGCTAGTATCATGGCTGCCCCCGGCGCCTTGGTGATCTCTAAAATTGTCTTCCCAGAAACCGAAGAATCTGAAACCAAAGGGAAAGTGGGGATTGAGGTGGTGAAGCAAGATGCCAACCTGGTAGATGCCATTTCTCACGGTGCCTCTGACGGATTACGCGTAGGTTTGAACGTGGTGGCCATGCTAGTAGGTTTTATTGCCTTGATAGCCCTGGTGGACTTCTTCTTAGGCTATGTGGGTACGTTCTTAGCCGGCATGGGCATGTCTCTGGACGCCGTAGGTATTCCTTTGGAGAACTTGAGCCTGAAGAGCATTCTAGGAAGCATTTTCTCTCTCTTTGCCGTAGCCATGGGCGTACCTGTAAAGGATATGTTTGCTGCCGGTTCCTTGATGGGTACCAAGATTGTCATCAATGAGTTTGTGGCCTACTTGGACCTTGCCGCTATTAAAGGCACCTTGGACCCTAAGACCTTGTTGATTACCTCCTTCGCGCTTTGCGGTTTTGCCAACTTCAGCTCCATTGCCATTCAAGTGGGTGGTATTGGTCAGTTAGTACCAGAACGCAGAAAAGACCTTGCCGCGCTGGGCGTAAAAGCCTTGATCTGCGGAACCTTGGCCTCATACATGTCAGCAGCCTTAGCGGGTATTTTGATGTAA
- the secDF gene encoding protein translocase subunit SecDF: MRNKGFIVFLTVIVTVLCLYFLSLSLVSRNVEQKAATYATDAKGNVDQYKKQTYLDSVWRAPVLNVLGKEYTYQEIKESELGLGLDLKGGMHVTLEVSPVEIIRTMAGNRKDPAFEQAIAQAQKLQVNSQENFVDLFYRSYREIAPNAKLSSLFANSANRNLNYASTDQQVLAEINREVNDAVARSFNILRTRIDKFGVNQPNIQQLQGTNRIQIELPGVDNPERVRKLLQGTANLEFWEVWRTDEFAPYFTQLNDYLVKEESANKLKGTSTAGASTLAAAAAPKDTTLAKASGDTTALANQLAKADTAGTKKDSLNTNQSSLLARLFTPLPGGLGSNVRDTAKVNALFAKEEVRALFPQNMKFLWGVKPIVANDGAEFLELFAVKKGRDGKAPLTGEYIADARQDYSQTGQPEINMAMNVAGSKKWQRLTADNIGRQVAIVLDNYVYSAPVVQNEISGGNSSISGSFTIDEAQDLANILKAGKMPAPTRIVEEAIVGPSLGQEAINQGLLSSLAGLALVVIFMIAYYAKGGLIANIALLFNIFFIIGILAQFGTALTLPGIAGMVLTMGMSVDANVLIFERIKEEMAAGLNIQEAIKKGYSKAFSSIFDSNVTTLLAGIILYFFGSGPVKGFAITLMIGIATSFFTAVYVSRILIEWMAKGNNASTLSLETALSRNWFKNIKFDILGNRKKAYLFSTILIAFGIAAVFIKGELPLGVDFKGGRSYVVDFTSAVPASDVRSALDDEFQGKGTEVKTFGAANRLKVTTSYLAEDESTQADETVQAALVKGLTEYQGQNPKIVSSSKVGATMADDIQKTAVIAVLLAFAGIFVYLAFRFSRWQYSLGGVIALIHDVLVVFSAFTIANLFGVSFEMDQVFIASILTIIGYSINDTVVVFDRIREYTQENPRMKFRDIVNPALNSTFSRTIITNLTVLLVVIVLFIFGGETLRGFSFAMLVGSLTGTYSTLFIASPIVVDTTNVDKMNVTSQAKPVIVS; this comes from the coding sequence ATGCGTAACAAAGGATTTATTGTATTCCTGACGGTGATAGTCACGGTGCTATGCCTGTACTTTCTATCACTTAGCCTGGTATCACGCAATGTGGAGCAGAAAGCTGCCACCTATGCCACTGATGCCAAAGGCAATGTAGACCAATATAAAAAACAGACGTACCTGGACTCTGTCTGGAGAGCCCCTGTTTTAAACGTATTAGGTAAAGAATATACCTACCAAGAAATCAAAGAAAGTGAGTTAGGACTTGGTCTTGACTTGAAAGGCGGCATGCACGTGACCCTAGAGGTTTCTCCGGTAGAAATCATTAGAACCATGGCCGGCAACCGCAAAGACCCAGCGTTTGAGCAAGCCATTGCCCAAGCCCAGAAATTGCAGGTAAACAGCCAAGAGAACTTTGTAGACTTGTTCTACCGCTCGTATCGTGAGATTGCCCCTAACGCTAAGCTTTCTTCACTGTTTGCCAACAGCGCCAACCGCAACTTGAACTACGCCTCTACAGACCAGCAAGTATTGGCAGAGATCAACCGGGAGGTGAATGACGCCGTGGCCCGCTCTTTCAACATCCTGCGCACGCGTATTGACAAGTTTGGCGTAAACCAGCCAAACATCCAGCAATTACAAGGTACTAACCGCATCCAGATTGAATTACCGGGTGTAGACAACCCAGAGCGTGTTCGTAAACTATTGCAAGGAACTGCCAACCTGGAGTTCTGGGAAGTATGGCGCACAGATGAGTTTGCTCCTTACTTCACGCAGTTGAATGACTACCTGGTAAAAGAGGAGTCTGCCAACAAACTAAAAGGTACTTCTACCGCTGGTGCTTCTACTTTGGCTGCCGCTGCGGCACCAAAAGACACTACCTTGGCAAAAGCCTCTGGTGATACCACGGCACTTGCCAACCAATTGGCCAAAGCAGATACTGCTGGCACCAAGAAAGATTCTTTAAACACCAACCAGAGCTCTTTGTTGGCGCGTTTGTTCACGCCGCTTCCGGGTGGTTTGGGCTCTAACGTACGTGACACGGCTAAAGTGAACGCTTTGTTCGCTAAGGAAGAAGTACGTGCCTTGTTCCCGCAGAACATGAAGTTCTTATGGGGTGTGAAACCAATTGTGGCCAATGACGGTGCTGAGTTCTTAGAACTATTCGCGGTGAAGAAAGGACGTGACGGCAAGGCTCCCTTGACAGGTGAGTACATCGCTGACGCCCGTCAGGATTACAGCCAGACGGGTCAGCCAGAAATCAACATGGCTATGAACGTAGCTGGTTCTAAGAAATGGCAACGCTTAACCGCCGACAACATCGGTCGTCAGGTAGCTATTGTTCTTGACAACTATGTATACTCTGCGCCAGTGGTACAGAATGAGATCAGTGGTGGTAACTCTTCCATCTCTGGTTCTTTCACCATTGATGAAGCCCAGGATTTGGCCAACATCTTGAAGGCCGGTAAAATGCCAGCCCCTACCCGTATTGTAGAAGAAGCCATTGTGGGTCCTTCTTTGGGTCAGGAAGCCATCAACCAAGGTTTGCTTTCTTCTTTGGCGGGTCTTGCCCTGGTAGTGATCTTCATGATTGCCTACTATGCTAAAGGTGGTTTGATTGCCAACATCGCCTTGTTGTTCAACATCTTCTTCATCATTGGTATCCTTGCTCAGTTTGGCACGGCGCTTACCTTGCCTGGTATTGCCGGTATGGTATTGACCATGGGTATGTCTGTGGATGCCAACGTACTAATCTTTGAGCGTATCAAGGAAGAAATGGCGGCTGGCTTGAATATTCAGGAAGCCATTAAGAAAGGATACAGCAAAGCGTTTAGCTCCATCTTTGACTCCAACGTGACCACTTTATTGGCTGGTATCATCCTATACTTCTTTGGATCTGGTCCAGTAAAAGGATTTGCCATCACCTTGATGATTGGTATTGCTACCTCCTTCTTTACAGCGGTGTACGTGTCTAGAATTTTGATAGAGTGGATGGCGAAAGGCAACAACGCCAGCACCCTTTCTTTGGAGACTGCACTATCTAGAAACTGGTTTAAGAACATCAAGTTTGACATTCTAGGCAACCGTAAAAAAGCGTATTTGTTCTCTACCATCCTTATTGCCTTTGGTATTGCCGCCGTGTTCATTAAAGGCGAATTGCCATTGGGCGTTGACTTTAAAGGTGGTCGTTCTTACGTAGTTGACTTTACCAGTGCCGTACCAGCCTCTGATGTACGCTCTGCCCTGGACGATGAGTTCCAAGGAAAAGGTACTGAGGTAAAAACCTTTGGTGCTGCCAACCGCTTAAAAGTGACGACCAGTTACCTAGCCGAGGATGAGTCTACCCAAGCCGATGAAACCGTACAGGCTGCATTGGTGAAAGGTTTAACGGAGTACCAAGGCCAGAATCCTAAAATTGTAAGCTCCTCTAAAGTAGGCGCTACCATGGCCGATGATATTCAGAAGACAGCTGTAATTGCCGTATTGCTGGCCTTTGCCGGTATCTTCGTGTACCTGGCCTTCCGTTTCAGCAGATGGCAGTACAGCTTGGGTGGGGTTATCGCCTTGATCCACGACGTGTTGGTAGTGTTCTCTGCCTTCACCATTGCCAACCTGTTTGGGGTTTCTTTTGAGATGGACCAGGTGTTCATCGCCTCTATCCTGACCATTATTGGTTATTCTATCAATGACACCGTGGTAGTGTTTGACCGTATCAGGGAGTACACGCAGGAGAACCCACGCATGAAGTTTAGAGACATTGTGAACCCGGCCTTGAACAGCACGTTTAGCCGTACCATCATTACCAACTTAACGGTATTGCTAGTGGTGATTGTGCTCTTCATCTTTGGTGGTGAAACGCTGAGAGGCTTCTCCTTTGCCATGTTGGTAGGTTCTTTGACCGGTACGTATTCTACCTTGTTCATTGCTTCTCCAATTGTAGTAGATACTACCAACGTGGACAAGATGAATGTAACCTCACAAGCCAAACCAGTAATTGTTTCCTAA
- a CDS encoding RNA methyltransferase: protein MKTGQNISHHWRLLWTSLALLLVLSVNHQVLPAYAHTATPAEQTAVKAHKKAEGTIVKQRVSLEATTSFVDLVLAEPALLPTFSFTAPEALNLKMEAPLAYWTFFLQQQATQPISPNAP, encoded by the coding sequence ATGAAAACCGGACAGAACATATCACATCATTGGCGCCTGCTATGGACTAGTTTGGCGCTGCTGTTGGTATTGTCTGTGAACCACCAGGTTCTGCCGGCATATGCGCATACTGCCACCCCGGCAGAGCAAACGGCGGTAAAAGCACATAAGAAGGCGGAAGGCACTATTGTCAAGCAGAGAGTCTCTCTGGAGGCCACCACTTCTTTTGTAGACCTTGTTTTAGCGGAGCCCGCGCTGTTACCTACCTTTTCGTTTACGGCACCTGAGGCCCTAAACCTTAAAATGGAGGCGCCGCTGGCTTATTGGACTTTCTTCCTGCAGCAGCAGGCCACCCAGCCTATTTCACCCAACGCTCCTTAA
- a CDS encoding uridine kinase: MHQKPFIVGITGGSASGKTTFLSRLLASYAPEDICLISQDNYYHDREKQFKDDQGVLNFDLPTSIDSLAYAQDILKLSQGETIHRQEYTFNNPNVVPRQLEFKPAPIVVVEGIFVFYYEEVAKLLDLKVYIDAKEHIKLQRRIIRDKVERGYDLDDVLYRYTHHVAPTYEKYIKPFKNDADVIIPNNRHFDKGLEVLVTYLNSKISK, encoded by the coding sequence ATGCATCAAAAGCCGTTCATTGTAGGCATTACGGGAGGGAGCGCCTCAGGAAAAACCACCTTCTTGAGTAGATTACTGGCTTCATATGCACCTGAGGACATCTGCCTCATCTCACAGGACAACTATTACCATGACCGTGAGAAACAGTTCAAAGATGACCAAGGCGTCCTTAACTTTGATTTACCTACCTCTATTGACAGCCTTGCCTATGCCCAGGACATTCTTAAGCTAAGCCAAGGCGAGACCATCCACCGTCAGGAGTATACCTTCAACAATCCCAACGTAGTGCCGCGCCAACTTGAGTTTAAACCGGCCCCTATTGTAGTGGTAGAAGGCATCTTTGTTTTCTATTATGAGGAAGTGGCTAAACTCCTGGACTTAAAGGTCTACATAGATGCCAAGGAGCACATTAAACTGCAGCGCCGCATCATCAGAGACAAAGTAGAGCGTGGCTATGACCTGGATGACGTGTTGTACCGCTACACCCACCACGTAGCCCCTACTTATGAGAAATACATCAAGCCATTCAAGAACGATGCAGATGTAATCATCCCCAATAACCGTCATTTTGACAAAGGCCTTGAGGTACTGGTGACTTACTTGAACTCAAAAATCAGCAAATAA
- a CDS encoding non-canonical purine NTP diphosphatase: MKICFASNNAYKLKEIQSLLGAPFELVSLEELGCTEELAEDQDTLEGNALQKAQYVWEKYKTPCFADDTGLEVEALNHEPGVYSARYAGPERDNQANMQKVLDNLQGNGNRKARFRTSIVLILEDGEPHYFDGIVEGHILDAPRGTNGFGYDPIFAPETSPLSFAEMSSDQKNEISHRARAVQQLVSFLQHRYVQTGT, translated from the coding sequence ATGAAAATCTGCTTCGCCTCTAACAATGCCTATAAACTAAAAGAGATACAGTCTTTGCTGGGTGCGCCCTTTGAATTGGTGAGCTTGGAAGAACTGGGTTGCACTGAGGAACTGGCCGAAGACCAGGACACGCTGGAAGGCAACGCGCTGCAGAAGGCGCAGTACGTTTGGGAGAAGTACAAGACGCCCTGCTTTGCAGATGACACTGGGTTAGAGGTAGAAGCTTTGAATCATGAGCCGGGTGTGTATTCAGCGCGGTATGCGGGACCGGAGCGCGACAACCAAGCCAATATGCAGAAGGTTTTGGACAACCTGCAAGGGAATGGAAACCGCAAGGCACGTTTCAGGACGTCCATTGTGTTGATTCTGGAGGACGGCGAGCCGCATTATTTTGACGGTATTGTGGAAGGCCACATTCTGGATGCGCCCAGAGGCACCAACGGTTTTGGCTATGACCCCATCTTCGCGCCAGAGACCAGTCCGCTTTCCTTCGCAGAGATGAGCAGTGATCAGAAGAATGAAATCAGCCACAGGGCGCGCGCGGTGCAGCAGTTGGTTTCGTTCTTGCAGCACCGGTATGTACAAACCGGTACCTGA